A segment of the Terribacillus aidingensis genome:
TGGTAAAGGAATGGGATGTTCCTGTATATGCGCATGAGCTCGAGCTTCCATATCTAACTGGACAGCTAGATTACCCGGAAGCTAAGACAGATGCTGGCGGCGGGATGATCACCAAGCTGTCCAAAACGTTTCCGAATGCCGGGATCGATTTAAGCAAGCATGTACGGCTCGTTCCTCTCGACCATCAAGTACCGCATCTTCCTGGCTGGGAATGGATCCATACGCCTGGCCATACTCCCGGACATATCAGCTTATTCCATACAGAAGACAAAGTCTTGATTGCGGGCGATGCGTTTACGACTGTGCAGCAGGAATCCCTGCACAAAGTGCTCACGCAGCAAAAGGAATTCAATGGTCCTCCCCGCTACTTTACAATGGACGAGCAAGAGTCCTTCCACTCCATCCGTAAGCTGCAAGAGCTGCATCCGCAAGCGGCAGGTACTGGACATGGAATGCCTGTATTTTTTGAGGAATTGGAAGCGGGCTTAAAGAAACTAACTGAAACAAAAAAATAGGAGAAGGGATTATACCCTTTCTCCTAATTCTGCTTTCTTCTTCAATTTTGGTACTGATTTGCGGATTGTCATCTGACGGAAATCCTGCTCCAATTCTTCTAGTGTCCGATCCTTTGTTTCCGGAAGGAACTTTTGGATAAAGAGTATGGCAGCAATCCCCAGGACAACGAAAATCAGGAAAGTGCTGGATAGACCAATTGCACTTAACAGTACCGGGAACGTCAAACTAATCGTGAAGTTCGTCATCCATTGGAAGAATACTGCGATTCCCATCCCCATTCCACGCAGTCTGGAAGGGAAAATCTCTGCCAGCATCAGCCATGTGACTGGTGAAACAGCTCCCTGCTGGAAGGCAAGGAATGTGACAGTAAGAGCTAGCACCATGTACGGAAGTGCTGTTGTTCCTTCAAAGAAAGTAGCAGCTATCGTAATAAGCAGCAGCGCACTAGTTGTACCGATAAAACCAACTGTCAGCATCTGCCTGCGCCCTACTCTGCCTAGCAGCCAGATACCAACAAATGTGGCAAGTACAGAAATGACACCATTAGCAATATTACCGATTAATGCTGCTTTTGTTCCAAATCCTGCATTACTCAGAATCTCTGTTCCGTAATACATAATGGAGTTAACCCCGGTGATCTGCTGAATAATACCAATACCCATACCAATAAAAACAATTTTTCTGATCCATGGTATTGCAAGGTCTTTGTACGTAGCCTTATCTTGCTTCTCCTCTTTTTCCACTGTCTTCCGAATTTCCGCCATTTCCTGTTTCGCCTGGTTTCTGCGGCGTATCTTCGAAAGAATTTGGAAAGCTGTTTTCAGCATACCTTGCTGTGCAAGCCATCTGGGGCTTTCCGGCATGACTAGCATCCCGAACCAAAGGACGATAGCTGGCAAGGTCGCAATAACCAGCATATAGCGCCAGATATGACCTGTATCACCGAACAAATTCCCGAGTGCAGCGTTGGAAGTATAAGCAAGCAGCTGACCAGTTACGATCATCAATTCATTTTGCGTTACCATTCGTCCGCGTTTCGCTGCTGGTGACATCTCCGCAAGGTAAGCCGGGACTGTTACAGAAGCACCACCGACGGCCAGACCAAGCAGTACGCGGAAGATAACCATCGTCTCCGTATTTGGAGCGAATGAACAGCCCAATGTCGCAATAAAG
Coding sequences within it:
- a CDS encoding MBL fold metallo-hydrolase — encoded protein: MENEFEHRLIPLASIKSGTETTVSPTVHGYLDRIVNVFFIENPVTKEWVLVDAGVPDTAGNIKKAAAELFGEGAKPACIILTHGHFDHVGSIIELVKEWDVPVYAHELELPYLTGQLDYPEAKTDAGGGMITKLSKTFPNAGIDLSKHVRLVPLDHQVPHLPGWEWIHTPGHTPGHISLFHTEDKVLIAGDAFTTVQQESLHKVLTQQKEFNGPPRYFTMDEQESFHSIRKLQELHPQAAGTGHGMPVFFEELEAGLKKLTETKK
- a CDS encoding sugar porter family MFS transporter, which gives rise to MDKHETEKGHVPQNEDDGKHSKRRLRWIAIISTFGGLLFGYDTGVINGALPFMRQTDQLNLTPLTEGVVASSLLLGAAFGAVFGGKLADKIGRRRIILYLAVLFFIATLGCSFAPNTETMVIFRVLLGLAVGGASVTVPAYLAEMSPAAKRGRMVTQNELMIVTGQLLAYTSNAALGNLFGDTGHIWRYMLVIATLPAIVLWFGMLVMPESPRWLAQQGMLKTAFQILSKIRRRNQAKQEMAEIRKTVEKEEKQDKATYKDLAIPWIRKIVFIGMGIGIIQQITGVNSIMYYGTEILSNAGFGTKAALIGNIANGVISVLATFVGIWLLGRVGRRQMLTVGFIGTTSALLLITIAATFFEGTTALPYMVLALTVTFLAFQQGAVSPVTWLMLAEIFPSRLRGMGMGIAVFFQWMTNFTISLTFPVLLSAIGLSSTFLIFVVLGIAAILFIQKFLPETKDRTLEELEQDFRQMTIRKSVPKLKKKAELGERV